Part of the Paroedura picta isolate Pp20150507F chromosome 3, Ppicta_v3.0, whole genome shotgun sequence genome is shown below.
agccccacatattttggctgtttgtaaCTTTTAGCACACACTTATCTGTCAAATGGAAGCACAGTttatgtatctgatgaagagcaCTCTAACTCACAAAAGCTTAAGGTGGCACACATTTTGTCAGTCTTAATGTGTCACTAGAGTCCTGTTTAATTGCTTGGCAACAGATGGACATATCTGTCCCTCTGAAGTTCTAATGCAAGGCCCTACAAGGCATGAGTGCATGAGCTCCGTGGATGCACTTTGTCCCCGTCCCCAAATGCATCTCATGAGAAAATCCCGAAGCATCTTCAGAAAACACAAGAGCAGGTGGTGCAGGCATTTGGAGCAAACTTGCTCTTTATTGTTGTGGAGAATTATTCATTACTGTTCTTGTGTCTCTTTGGACTCTTTGCAAGCAGCCGTCCAATGGGTGTAGAATCCAGAATGGGTTCCATTCAAGTTGGAAAGCCAACCATTTGCTGGGCTTACAGTGCAACTTGACAGCTTCTTTCAGTGTTTCTGATTCTTTTCAATGTATGTGTGGATTCTTTTGCAGCTCTCTTTCTGTTTGATTTGGAGTTTAGTAGACAAGGATCAGTTTATACTTCCTGCTCTAGACCAGCCCAGTGTACTTCAACATGAAACTCACACGGGAAGGGGACTGAGATCATCCTCCACTGTCTATATGGCTGTGCTCTagcaaaaggaaggaggaggcttCTCACAATGCAAAACCCTCCTCCCTCATCATTGTCGGTGTCCTATAAGCCATGTAGTCTGCATGATGTTGGGCAGAGTATAAAGGCGAAATACAGGCAGAATACAAGGCAGATGGATGCTGGAGCAAGTGGCCATAGTGGGCTCATTAAGTGTGGCATCAGGAAGGAACATGGGGAATTGCCTGCTAAGAAGACTGGCACATGTGGCAATCAAACAGCATGAACAGCCTGTTGCAAGTGATGGTGTCAAATCTCAGTTTTGTCTGGTTAGATCtactagtacagcctttctcaacttttttgccattgagaaaccctcaaAACATTATTcagcttttgagaaaccccagaagtggcatgatcatgtagaatgggggtcatcaacccccagtctgcggcccgctaccaggccacgaaggcctcggtgacgggccgccatgcctgcctcttccccccccccgcagagagaagctcaccaggccacgagagaagtggccgccaaagcggctgcttCACTCATGGCCCAGCTAGTTTTCTGCtatgaggggggaagaggcaggcgtggccgccagcACTCCggtggcacaaacgcacatgcgcggagctCCCGCACATGCGTGTTAGTGCCCTCTGGTGctgaaaacgcacatgtgcggcagctccgtgcatgtgcattttcaccaccagggggcgctaacgtgcatgcgcggcacccaggccgccggctcttcgccacccccggaggcggtcctcaaccttaaaaaggttggggaccgctaatgtagaatatggttgggaagcatagcttcctgggggccctccccttcccaccccctccaggcccatcactgaccatttggggaggaaggtttacatgaccatatatagtcacatcacccaataataaaaaaaaatattaaaaatatattaaaatcaactgacttccacccattcaggaaaccctgaatTCTTGCATGGGATAGGTCTTGGGTATTCTATAGGTGCTATCTCTGCCTAGTGAGCAGTAGTGGCAAAGGGGTGATGTGGCTAGAGAGTCTGTGGTTCCTTTCTATGTAtctacctggcagaagagcctgCTTCTGCAGAGTTCCTTGGATTGAGTTTGTCCAAGGGCTGTTATTCTTCAAGTGCAAGGTATTGTGCTTCTTGTTTCCTCTTTTGGTGTGTTCCATGAATGGGTGGAGTGAGGTGATGCCAGGGAGGTGTGCCAATCTTGACAGTGGTTGGCTGTTTCTCTTTATGACTGGTTCATGGGCCCCAGTGGCATGCTGCACCTTGATTGATTGGTAGGTTTAACAGGGTTGCTACAGGCTCTGGTGAAATGCTATCTGCTCCCTGGAACTGAGtcttttttttgcacatttctCACATGTTGGCAGGGTATAGATTGCTGACTAGCTTTGTCTACATaagtattatttatatgggtccaATGACTGAATAAACTTGACTGACTGACTTGACTAGCTTTGTTGGCACCTAGTAAAAAATGGTACTGTTGTCACTTTTTCAACTGACTTTACCATTAAGTTCAACTGACTTTACCATTAGGTTGTTTCATGTATGCATTTGATTACAATGTAATCCTTATCGCAGAAAGTATTTCGTGACTTACTTGATGATTCGCCAAGGCATGATACCACCAGAACAGCCTAGTTGTCATGAAATAGGAAACAATGACATCTACTAAGTTATAGGCATGCAAAAAGGTGGCTGATACTAATCCTAGGACACACAAGGACCAGCACAATGCATGATAGGCCCAGAATTTTCTTGGTGAATCTGAAAAAGAATGAAAAGTCTTGGAATGTGGTATATGAATAATTGTtctgaagaagagtaggttttataCCCCCATTTTCCTCTATCCtaagaagcctcaaagtggcttacaattcccttcttcttcccagaacagGGAGGTTGGTGGGCTtgagagagttctcagagaactgtgactggctggaggtcacccagcaggctttatgtggagaagaggggaatcgaactcagttgtccagattagactccatcactctgaaccactataccaagctggcaaccCACAGCTGAAGTCTAGTACAGTTCTACATCGTCTAGAATGTACTTTGTAACTAGGGCCATGATTCTCTTTAAAAATCCTTATCCTTGACACCTCTTCCACGCTCTCTATGTTGTCTGAGGCAGTATTTCTCAAAACTGTGACATAGAGACCTCAAGGGTCTGCAGGAATAGTCCAGGGAGGTAACTACTCTTATGTAAAGATAGAGGATGAACCTATCTCATGCCCATCCAGATCTGAATGGGTCTGTCTCAGTTCTCTAACCATCTCTGAAGGCATGGGTACCTGGACAAGGGCTCAGAAGAAGATAGGGAAATTGTTATAAGAGCAAATGGTCTTTTAGATAATCTTGTCCCAGACTGTATGGAACAAAACATGTAATTGTGTCCCCAGAAATAATCTGTCAAAGTTTTTATTTACTGATTCCCAAGTATACCCTATATTCCTTATCAGGGTCACCAAGGTGACCGACAGATTAAAAACAGACATAATAAAAAGACATCTTAAATACCATTAAaaccaaagaaaaacacattgttaaaacaattaaaacagaacctaaaatacacaaaaaacccttaaaaacagTAAATTAAACCATTGGGCAGGAAGGAACTTTCAGCAAAGGTGAGATATGCTTATTTGGGCAGTTTTCTTTTAACAGTCAGTCAGCATATTCTAGACCAGACTTAATTTCTCAATACTTCTCAAAAGCAGACCCAATAACTTCAGTACAGCATCTGTTTGTTTCATCTTTTGTTTTGGAGTGATGGGTTGCAGACCCAGATAATGATCCCATGGTTGAGTCAAAATGTGTGGCAATAATGTGATCAGAACAAAAGTATGTCACTGAATAAGGTAGAAGATGTCTCACTGATGTTACTGACATGTTTACTTTCAGCATCTGAACCCCAGAATTATTAATTAGCAGGACTGACAAAGGAAGAGTCACTACAACATTCTCGGGATAGCAATAAAATATACATGCTTGTGTATGCGCGCACACACCGTTTAACCCTCCCCTCATGCCATTTTCTCAGCATTAACTGGCCTCCAGGAACAGCTGTTGATTGCTTAGTAGAAACAAACAATATGTAATTTTATTCCTCACCCCCCAGGGAATGGTAAAGGTAGTGAAAGAGTAAGGTAAAGGATTAACTTCTTCCCCTAAACTTTGGTCCTAATCTAAACTGAGATCCTGAGAACTGCTGtctctttaaaacaacaacaacagcaacaacaacaacaaaacagcctCAGGGGATCCATTTACTGATTTCCATTTACTGATCACATAAAATTAAGGCCAGTTTTAGCTTTTGTTGTTTACTTAGCAGTAAATGACAGGAAACTCCCACTTGTATGTCAATCAGGCTTCAACTGTACTTACAGGTCTTAATAAACAAGTAGGTGAGAATGAGATTAGCAGTGTGACCATATATAGAGACACCACAGAAAACAGCAGGTCTCTGAAGTAATccacctgtggatgttattttcAGTGTCTGTCTCAGAAAAAGTTCCCAGTCTCCATAAAACTACAAAGAAGAACAAAAGACATTAATTGAGGAGTAGGAGAAGACATTTTTGTCCTTTCAAAATTCATTGCTCTGATGAAATAATGAAAACACATCATTTTCATATTAATCTGTTGTAGGCACACCAAGACAGCTTATTTAAACTAAATTTCAGTTTATAATATACTAGGGAGAAAGCCCACGGGAGGGCGCAGGAGAAGGCGTGCTTGGTGGTGGCCTGGCCCGGTCTCAGGCGCAGGTGGGTGCCTGCCTGGGCCGCGGGCCGTAGCAGCGCCGGCAGAAAGGCTGGCCATGGCCCAGGATGGAGCGGTAGACGTGCAAGACGGCGGGAGAAGGCCGTGGTGGGCGGCGTTCGGGCAGGTGGCTGTCCCGGCCAGGGCGGCGAAGGTAGGCATGTCCCCGGGGCAGCGGGCTATGCTCAGCGgagttctgggggtgggggtgcggaAGATGGTGGGGGCTTGTAGGGTGGACCCACAGAGGGGGTGGAGCACAGCAAcaatggttgggggtggggagaagggtggctgggtgggcgGTTGTGGATGTAGGCTGGTGGGAAGGAGCAGCAGAGTGGCGGCGTCTCagtggggtgagggtgggggggctGAAGAGCGCGGCgggtggaggtggtgggttttggAGGGGTTGCGGCAGGCGGGTGCTTACCTGGGGCGTCCGGCCGTGGAGTTTGGTTCAGGAGGGGCGCAAGATGCCCCTCTCCGGGCAGTGGCGGGTAGCGGCTGCGACCTGTAGCTGGGCACGGTCGTCTTCGCTTTGTGGGGGAAGGCATTTTGGGAGGCTGGGGAAGCCTCCCTCGCACCCCGGGCAAGTTGGGTGGCTGGGcggggggaaagaagcagggccgcccGTCTTTGacatggtggccctgctcctttccccctggCAAAGCCTATGATGGAGCGGGAGCGCTGAGGGGACGACGTGTGCCTCACTGGAGTGCTGAGCtgaggatgggccaagtagccaatggggagccgcgggCCCCTGAATGACacttggaggggtgaatcaggagccgcttcatggctcctgattcacccctccgagtttttatcatggacagcgcccatccctttctcctcccaacttgcccttagcacTTTATTaataccgctctgcaggagcggttacagatgttgTCTTAGTGCAGTTCTCCCAAAGCACAACCATACGTTTCTAAATGACAGCACGGTTCTTTCAAAGAATGATTTATTAATTTCAAGACATTAAACAGCTTTTGGAAGGAGCTTGAACATTTTGGGGTGATTCCACGGCCCTTGACAACTTGCCTATTGGACTCTCTCCTATATTCCACTTTCCTAACTTGCTGTTCCACAGTGTCCTTGGAACCTCATTCATTGTCAGCCTTGCTACATTTACGCAGCCCTGCCTCTTAAATTCTGTTCTGACTTTTTGAGAAACACATACCAATACTATATTCCAATACCCATCTCAATTCTGCTGAGATTCCACCTACCTTTGTTACTATCCCATCCTGCCAGATCTAAGTACTGAACCATTAATTTGGGAAAGCAGTACAGAGACATATTGTGACTCGTAGGTCACTGTAGCAGAACAAGTGAAATATGTGCAACTAATCCATTTGCTCTCCCAACTGAGGAggcagagtggggggagggggagaaacgggGGACAAGGGTCATGTCTCCTgacatatttaattttattttaaaagaagctaGATTACGGCAGGGCTGGTGTAAGCCCATGCACCATTTCCTGGTCAAAATCCCCTCTCAAAGCTGCTTTTAGCCTTAGTAGAGAAAAAGAATGACTTGGATTGAACATTTCAGAGGATGGAAGGATTTCAATCAGCAGAACATTAATTTCttgccccccacctcccactagtgttgaagattttgggggtggagcctggagaggggagagtttgggcaggggaagggcctcagtgaGATATAATGCAATAGAGTtttccctccaaaggagccattttctccaggggaactgattttggttgtctggagatcaattgtaatggtGAAAGATCTCCAGGTACACATGGAGGCTGATGACCCTTCTTCCTACTGCAGCCTCAAATGTCTCCACACTGCTGTTCCTGGGTGAAATGAGTCCTCCAGGAACTGCATCAGGGGAGCTGCAGTTCTGACATGGGAGGAATAATTGATGATAATATGAAGAACCCATTTGTTTTTCATATGGCATTGCATATTTAGTTATAAAATAGCCTACCACAATCTATGCCCCTAAAATATTACCTTTTCTTCATAAGCAATCTCAGATGAGGGGATGGGCAAAACCATGACATACATGATCAAAGACTGGTATAAATTAAGAGTACCTATAATGAACAAAAACCGACGTCCAATAATTGACCTGCAAGACATAGAAGAGGGTAAGCAACATTGTGTCCAACCATCTGCACTGAGGTCTAGATTAGGAGGAATTGTCTACAAAAATCACGTCACCAGTGGAAGTGCCGTTCCACTGTCAGAAAACTGCAGCTGGGTATAGCCCATTGTGTTTTTGCCAATACATAGTCAGATAgaatttaaaaatctattaaatattttaaaaatatgaatagcCAGCTACTGAGAACAAACTATTTTGTCTGCTCTATGGCTTTGATTTGTAAAATAAGATATAGAATATGGTTAGTGTGACCTAGTTGCTTTGTTTTTGGGAAG
Proteins encoded:
- the LOC143831262 gene encoding phosphatidylcholine:ceramide cholinephosphotransferase 2-like isoform X2; the protein is MIRKLIQLPRDTRILPRLDPPACVSSSRKVTSILLIALWLLQWFLLRYRSIIGRRFLFIIGTLNLYQSLIMYVMVLPIPSSEIAYEEKFYGDWELFLRQTLKITSTGGLLQRPAVFCGVSIYGHTANLILTYLFIKTYSPRKFWAYHALCWSLCVLGLVSATFLHAYNLVDVIVSYFMTTRLFWWYHALANHQWQKKASPQNYLSKVWWFGIFVFLEKNVLGTIPGSYSWPISCSVCQLRKRKTKPSPYEV